A DNA window from Leptolyngbya sp. KIOST-1 contains the following coding sequences:
- a CDS encoding YdcF family protein, with translation MVDLSACQITSAGDLTRSLWRLLNLLMQPSIVLPVLAVMIAAPWVVRPRRWKRRISLAGILLLLLYGLGLSPLGVALGGESLARLIPRDSGQPADAIVILGRGGEFRPGRVQVAAELWQQQRAPLIFASGRGDAIEIGQMLEAAGVPAAAIDGEPCSATTNENALFTAALLQPGVRRLILVTDPPHMARSLLTFRSLGFEVTPHPSPVPNGIDDRNRRFLVLREWAGLIGYGIMGRYFARETEEPGFAVRG, from the coding sequence CTCATGCAACCGAGTATCGTGCTGCCTGTGCTGGCGGTGATGATTGCTGCCCCGTGGGTTGTGCGCCCTCGGCGGTGGAAACGCCGAATTAGCCTGGCGGGGATATTGCTGCTGTTGTTGTATGGTCTGGGTCTCTCTCCCCTGGGAGTTGCCTTGGGAGGTGAGAGTTTGGCGCGGCTGATTCCCCGCGACAGCGGCCAACCCGCCGATGCGATCGTCATTTTGGGTCGTGGCGGCGAATTTCGCCCCGGCCGGGTGCAGGTGGCCGCTGAGCTCTGGCAGCAGCAGCGAGCGCCCCTGATTTTTGCCAGCGGGCGCGGCGATGCGATCGAAATTGGCCAAATGCTGGAGGCCGCCGGGGTACCGGCGGCGGCGATTGACGGCGAACCCTGCTCGGCCACCACCAATGAAAACGCTCTGTTTACCGCTGCACTACTGCAACCGGGCGTCAGGCGACTGATTTTGGTCACCGACCCACCCCATATGGCGCGATCGCTGCTCACCTTCCGCAGCCTGGGGTTTGAAGTCACGCCCCACCCCAGCCCCGTACCCAACGGCATAGATGACCGCAACCGTCGGTTTCTGGTGCTGCGCGAATGGGCCGGCCTGATCGGCTACGGCATAATGGGCCGCTATTTTGCCCGCGAAACCGAGGAGCCGGGGTTTGCGGTGCGGGGGTGA
- a CDS encoding aspartate carbamoyltransferase catalytic subunit: MVSASWNRRHVLSLADFTAAELETVMETAVSFWQVLSRRTRKVPALQGLVVTNMFFEPSTRTRSSFELAAKRLSADVLNFAPGTSSLTKGETILDTAKTYLAMGTNLMVIRHQESGVPGAIAAEMDRLRTGVGVLNGGDGLHAHPSQALLDLFTLGLTLNPDQPTAGLLAGKKIALVGDILHSRVARSNLWCLTACGAEVHLAAPPTLLPPGFADAFTTQSPIDIPRAIVQHSTLAPALEGADFVMTLRLQKERMTQHLLPSLREYHQGFGITRDRLRPCQPTVKVLHPGPVNRGVEISSDVMDDPDLSLIGDQVTSGVAVRMALLYLIGVGVKG; encoded by the coding sequence ATGGTAAGCGCTTCCTGGAATCGACGACACGTGCTGTCACTGGCCGATTTTACGGCGGCGGAGCTAGAGACGGTGATGGAGACGGCAGTGAGCTTCTGGCAGGTGCTGTCGCGCCGTACCCGTAAGGTACCCGCGCTCCAGGGGCTGGTGGTCACCAACATGTTCTTTGAGCCCTCCACCCGCACCCGCAGCAGCTTTGAACTGGCCGCCAAGCGGCTGTCGGCAGATGTGCTCAATTTTGCCCCCGGCACCTCATCGCTGACCAAAGGTGAGACCATTCTAGACACCGCCAAGACCTACCTGGCCATGGGCACCAACCTGATGGTAATTCGCCACCAGGAGTCGGGGGTACCGGGGGCGATCGCCGCCGAGATGGACCGCCTCCGCACGGGAGTCGGTGTGCTCAACGGCGGCGATGGGCTACATGCCCACCCCTCCCAGGCCCTGCTCGATCTATTCACGCTGGGGCTAACTCTAAATCCGGATCAACCCACCGCTGGACTGCTGGCAGGCAAAAAAATTGCCCTGGTGGGCGACATTCTCCACTCCCGCGTGGCCCGCTCCAACCTGTGGTGCCTCACCGCCTGCGGGGCCGAGGTGCACCTGGCCGCTCCCCCCACCCTGCTGCCCCCCGGCTTTGCCGACGCCTTCACGACCCAGTCGCCCATCGACATTCCCCGCGCCATCGTCCAGCACAGCACCCTGGCCCCCGCCTTGGAGGGAGCCGACTTTGTCATGACCCTGCGCCTGCAAAAGGAGCGCATGACCCAGCACCTGCTGCCCAGCCTGCGCGAGTACCACCAGGGCTTTGGCATCACCCGCGATCGCCTGCGTCCCTGCCAGCCCACGGTCAAAGTGCTGCACCCCGGCCCCGTCAACCGCGGCGTCGAGATCAGCTCCGACGTCATGGACGACCCAGATTTGAGCCTGATCGGCGACCAGGTCACCAGCGGCGTCGCCGTGCGGATGGCGCTGTTGTATTTGATTGGGGTGGGGGTGAAGGGGTGA
- a CDS encoding cation:proton antiporter — translation MDSILGMPLPVEDPILIFGLCMVVILATPLIFERFKLPGLIGPIVAGVVLGSSVLNVLERGQAIELLGNVGLLYIMFLSGLEINMNQFRRNRDRSFAFGVITFTIPQLAGTLIFHYLLGFDWIAAILIASMFASHTLVPYPIISRLGIMKNDAVVTTVGGTILTDTVALLVLVVVARAFEGELTTMFWVSLALAMVIYVAAVIYLLPPLARWFFRNVEDGGKSEFVFVLAVVFIGAFLARAVGTEAILGAFLVGLTLNRLIPERSRLMTRIQFFGDAFIIPFFLIFIGLLVDVSVLFSSLTAWVVMISMLATNVITKFIAAGVTRRIYNYTAAEGWVMFGLSTCEAAATLAATLVGYELGIIGDDVLNGVVLMIFATCILGPSVVDRFGRQVAREQDEQQYEPRQAPQRVLVPLANPATSEALINVAALLRDGKSEEAIYPLSVIAEETEAEDTDNSVVAAERLLAHAVVHGVELDLPVNPVTRVARNPASGIVEAATERRISDIVIGWNGTRSARQRIFGSVIDQMLEQAPQQVWVCKFDHGVSTFQRLVVLLPAMIDHNPGFYEAVRSLKHLAAQLGADLQGYVVGDTAEAYRQHFAAVPIETSSGFTEVPDWTGAIAHLKGAPSDKDLVVLVSAREGTVAYDRTLERLPQRLADLRLSFMVLYPSERGAHYFGAAQPLALETLLSPERVLLDLTTTTYEETVDTLLSQVIDRDDPRHSSLLKALAFDDVGYASEVLPGVIISHARVPKLKGPRLCLGVHRRGIQRDRSDRPVHVVVLLLTSAQGTTQDHLAQLADVAQYFSRGDLLEKLMAFTTVDQLQGWLEQQALVRT, via the coding sequence ATGGACTCAATTTTAGGGATGCCCCTGCCCGTAGAAGACCCAATTTTGATCTTCGGCCTCTGTATGGTGGTGATTCTGGCCACGCCGCTGATCTTTGAGCGCTTCAAGCTGCCCGGGCTAATTGGCCCGATTGTGGCCGGGGTGGTGCTGGGCAGCAGCGTGCTGAACGTGCTGGAGCGGGGCCAGGCGATCGAGCTGTTGGGCAATGTGGGCCTGCTCTACATCATGTTTTTGTCGGGGCTGGAGATCAACATGAACCAGTTCCGCAGAAACCGCGATCGCAGCTTTGCGTTTGGCGTCATCACCTTCACCATTCCGCAGCTGGCGGGCACGCTGATCTTCCACTACCTGCTGGGTTTCGACTGGATCGCGGCGATTCTAATTGCCAGCATGTTTGCCTCCCACACCCTGGTGCCCTACCCGATCATCAGCCGCCTGGGCATCATGAAAAACGACGCGGTGGTGACCACCGTGGGCGGCACCATTCTCACCGACACCGTGGCCCTGCTGGTGCTGGTGGTGGTGGCCCGCGCCTTTGAGGGGGAGCTGACCACCATGTTTTGGGTCTCCCTGGCCCTGGCCATGGTGATCTACGTGGCGGCGGTGATCTACCTACTGCCGCCCTTGGCCCGCTGGTTCTTTCGCAACGTGGAGGACGGCGGCAAGAGCGAGTTTGTGTTTGTACTGGCGGTGGTCTTTATCGGCGCGTTTCTGGCCCGGGCCGTGGGGACGGAGGCGATTTTGGGTGCCTTTCTGGTGGGGCTGACCCTGAACCGGCTGATTCCCGAGCGCAGCCGCCTGATGACCCGGATTCAGTTCTTTGGCGACGCCTTTATCATTCCCTTCTTTCTAATTTTCATTGGCCTGCTGGTGGATGTGTCGGTGCTGTTCAGCAGCCTCACCGCCTGGGTGGTGATGATCTCGATGCTGGCCACCAACGTGATCACCAAGTTCATCGCCGCTGGTGTCACCCGGCGGATCTACAACTACACCGCCGCCGAGGGCTGGGTGATGTTTGGCCTCTCCACCTGCGAGGCCGCCGCCACCCTGGCCGCCACCCTGGTGGGCTACGAGCTGGGCATCATTGGCGACGATGTGCTCAACGGCGTGGTGCTGATGATTTTTGCCACCTGCATTCTCGGCCCCTCGGTGGTGGATCGCTTTGGTCGCCAGGTGGCCCGTGAGCAGGACGAGCAGCAGTACGAACCGCGCCAGGCCCCCCAGCGGGTGCTGGTGCCCCTGGCCAACCCCGCCACCAGCGAAGCCCTGATCAATGTGGCGGCCCTGCTGCGGGATGGTAAGTCGGAGGAGGCCATCTATCCCCTGTCGGTGATTGCTGAGGAAACCGAGGCCGAGGACACCGACAACAGTGTGGTGGCCGCCGAGCGGCTGCTGGCCCACGCCGTGGTGCACGGGGTGGAGTTGGATCTGCCCGTCAACCCTGTGACGCGGGTGGCCCGTAACCCCGCCTCCGGCATTGTGGAAGCGGCCACCGAGCGCCGCATTAGTGACATTGTGATTGGCTGGAACGGCACCCGCTCGGCCCGGCAGCGCATCTTTGGTTCCGTCATTGACCAGATGCTGGAGCAGGCCCCGCAGCAGGTGTGGGTGTGCAAGTTTGACCACGGGGTGAGCACCTTCCAGCGGCTGGTGGTGCTGCTGCCCGCCATGATCGACCACAACCCCGGCTTCTACGAGGCGGTGCGATCGCTCAAACACCTGGCCGCCCAGCTTGGGGCCGACCTGCAGGGGTATGTGGTGGGCGACACCGCCGAGGCCTATCGCCAGCACTTTGCCGCGGTGCCCATCGAAACCAGCAGCGGGTTCACCGAGGTGCCCGACTGGACCGGGGCGATCGCCCACCTGAAGGGAGCCCCCAGCGACAAGGACCTGGTGGTGCTGGTCAGCGCCCGCGAGGGCACCGTGGCCTACGATCGCACCCTGGAGCGGCTGCCCCAGCGCCTGGCCGACCTGCGGCTCAGCTTTATGGTGCTCTACCCCTCCGAGCGCGGGGCCCACTACTTTGGCGCGGCCCAGCCCCTGGCCCTGGAGACCCTGCTCAGCCCCGAGCGGGTGCTGCTCGACCTCACCACCACCACCTACGAGGAGACCGTGGATACCCTGCTCAGCCAGGTGATCGATCGCGACGACCCGCGGCATAGCAGCTTGCTCAAGGCCCTGGCCTTCGACGATGTGGGCTACGCCAGCGAGGTGCTGCCGGGGGTGATCATCTCCCACGCCCGCGTGCCCAAACTCAAGGGCCCACGCCTGTGTCTGGGGGTGCATCGGCGGGGGATTCAACGCGATCGCAGCGATCGGCCCGTCCACGTGGTAGTGCTGCTGCTGACCTCGGCCCAGGGCACCACCCAGGATCACCTGGCCCAGCTGGCCGACGTGGCCCAGTACTTTAGCCGGGGCGACCTGCTGGAGAAACTGATGGCCTTTACCACGGTGGATCAGCTCCAGGGCTGGCTTGAGCAGCAGGCTCTGGTCAGAACTTGA
- a CDS encoding universal stress protein translates to MNYHTILVALDRTAASDRVFDYALGLAEASQGQLRLVHSLPVKPYENLGKMIDAGVGLRSSSQVQHDEDAAQLQQLQEARTWLERLRNEALRHNIPTDFVCEVADPGALICQLATAWGADVVVVGHSGKRGLKKLILGSVSDHVANHAPCPTVVVPNDSSLEVEVLQPKLQGSV, encoded by the coding sequence GTGAACTATCACACCATCCTGGTGGCCCTCGATCGCACGGCGGCCTCCGACCGCGTCTTTGACTACGCCCTGGGACTGGCTGAGGCCTCCCAGGGACAGCTGCGCCTGGTCCACAGCCTGCCGGTCAAACCCTACGAAAACCTGGGGAAGATGATCGATGCTGGGGTGGGCCTGCGCAGCTCCAGCCAGGTGCAGCACGACGAAGACGCCGCCCAACTCCAACAGTTACAGGAGGCCCGCACCTGGCTGGAGCGGTTGCGCAACGAGGCGTTAAGACACAACATTCCGACCGATTTTGTCTGCGAAGTAGCTGACCCAGGCGCTCTAATCTGCCAGCTTGCCACAGCCTGGGGAGCCGACGTGGTCGTGGTGGGCCACAGCGGCAAGCGGGGCTTAAAAAAGCTCATTCTAGGTAGCGTGAGTGACCACGTGGCCAACCATGCCCCCTGCCCTACCGTTGTGGTGCCCAACGACAGCAGTCTGGAGGTTGAGGTGTTGCAGCCAAAGCTTCAGGGGTCTGTTTAG
- a CDS encoding universal stress protein has protein sequence MQLKSRAPAPVRQRHSIAPQGSPEAAIKPMVVRLEAALGRRDLAKDIVLLLRPKPPVKDPNSIDEQTINFVVGYSGSAHSQAALDLALCAAHQTRLARPNPVQVHVVYVVDKTRPKTIANADRILWQARCLASEWRGSLNAHLRVGQVATELSQVAKEIGAEVLLVGCHTAKHPLVKQLDPQTPCSVLGLPK, from the coding sequence ATGCAGCTCAAATCTCGCGCCCCTGCCCCGGTAAGGCAGCGTCATTCGATCGCCCCTCAGGGCTCCCCCGAGGCCGCGATCAAGCCTATGGTTGTGCGGTTAGAGGCGGCTCTGGGTCGCCGCGATCTGGCTAAGGACATTGTGCTGCTGCTGCGGCCAAAACCGCCGGTTAAAGACCCCAACAGCATAGACGAGCAAACGATCAACTTTGTGGTGGGATACAGTGGTTCGGCCCACAGTCAGGCCGCCCTCGACCTGGCCCTGTGCGCGGCTCACCAAACCCGTTTGGCCAGGCCCAACCCGGTGCAGGTGCATGTGGTTTACGTGGTCGATAAAACGCGCCCCAAAACCATCGCCAATGCCGATCGCATTCTCTGGCAGGCCCGCTGCCTGGCCAGCGAGTGGCGCGGCTCGCTCAACGCCCACCTGCGGGTGGGCCAGGTGGCGACCGAGCTCAGCCAGGTGGCCAAAGAGATTGGGGCTGAGGTGCTGCTGGTGGGTTGCCACACAGCCAAGCACCCCCTGGTAAAGCAGCTCGATCCTCAAACCCCCTGCTCGGTGCTGGGGCTGCCCAAGTAA
- a CDS encoding aldo/keto reductase has product MSPIANLQTVTLGPDGLVVPALGVGTWAWGDSLFWDYGKAYSDSDLHAAFAAALDAGLTLFDTAEIYGFGQSEKLIGRFMQQRPQQVTQNAVVATKYFPLPWRFSKQSVADALSASLDRLQVASVALYQVHWPLDFLLSQKDLMLALGAEVKRGRIGAVGVSNYSAQQMRDAHRSLAEQGVPLAANQVQYSLLNRKPETNGIIATARELGVTILAYSPLAQGLLTGKYTPESNLKPAGARWLDPRFSQGGLTKLMPVIQALQEIGERRERTPAQVALNWLVCQGNVLPIPGAKNARQAAQNAGALGWELSSDEKARLSQLTQAYC; this is encoded by the coding sequence ATGTCCCCCATCGCCAATCTGCAAACCGTTACCCTTGGCCCGGATGGTCTGGTTGTACCGGCGCTGGGCGTAGGCACCTGGGCCTGGGGCGACTCGCTCTTTTGGGACTACGGCAAGGCCTACAGCGACAGTGATTTACATGCTGCCTTTGCCGCTGCGCTGGATGCTGGCCTGACGCTGTTTGACACCGCCGAGATTTATGGCTTTGGCCAGTCAGAAAAATTAATTGGCCGCTTCATGCAGCAGCGCCCCCAGCAGGTGACCCAGAACGCTGTGGTAGCTACCAAATACTTCCCGCTGCCGTGGCGGTTTTCCAAGCAATCCGTGGCCGATGCCCTGTCCGCCAGCCTCGATCGCCTTCAGGTGGCCTCGGTGGCGCTCTACCAGGTGCACTGGCCCCTCGACTTTTTGCTCAGCCAGAAGGATCTGATGCTGGCCCTGGGGGCGGAGGTTAAGCGGGGCCGGATTGGGGCTGTGGGGGTGAGCAACTACTCGGCCCAGCAAATGCGCGACGCCCATCGTTCCCTGGCCGAACAGGGGGTGCCCCTGGCGGCCAACCAGGTACAGTACTCGCTGCTCAACCGCAAGCCCGAGACCAATGGCATCATCGCCACAGCGCGGGAGTTGGGGGTCACCATTCTGGCCTACAGCCCCCTGGCCCAGGGGTTGCTGACCGGAAAATACACCCCAGAGTCCAATCTCAAGCCCGCCGGAGCGCGCTGGCTTGACCCCCGCTTTAGCCAAGGCGGACTGACCAAGCTGATGCCGGTGATCCAGGCGCTTCAGGAGATTGGCGAGCGGCGGGAGCGCACCCCGGCCCAGGTAGCCCTCAACTGGTTGGTGTGCCAAGGCAATGTGCTGCCCATTCCCGGTGCCAAAAATGCCCGCCAGGCCGCCCAGAATGCCGGGGCTTTGGGTTGGGAACTCAGCTCCGACGAAAAAGCTCGGCTCTCCCAACTTACCCAGGCTTACTGTTAG
- a CDS encoding peroxiredoxin, with protein MTRRQLLQAALGFCLVCLSWLIVPLPALALGGAQVPLGEPAPDFTLPTNSGDGEIALADLRGQWVVLYFYPRDFTSGCTIEAQRFERDIAEYQARNAQIIGISADSVESHAEFCDAEGLEFPLLSDPRGAVSKAYGSWLGAMSLRHTYIIGPDGTMQARFLGVQPVIHSREVLAELDRLQQAA; from the coding sequence ATGACCCGCCGCCAACTTTTGCAAGCCGCCCTGGGGTTTTGCCTGGTGTGCCTGAGCTGGCTAATTGTGCCCCTACCGGCCCTGGCTCTGGGCGGGGCACAGGTTCCCCTGGGTGAACCGGCCCCGGACTTCACGCTGCCAACCAACAGCGGCGATGGAGAAATTGCTCTGGCGGACCTTCGTGGCCAGTGGGTGGTGCTCTACTTTTACCCTCGTGACTTTACCTCCGGCTGCACCATCGAGGCCCAGCGGTTTGAGCGCGATATAGCTGAGTACCAGGCCCGTAACGCTCAAATTATTGGCATCAGCGCCGACAGTGTTGAGTCCCACGCCGAGTTTTGTGACGCTGAGGGGCTAGAGTTTCCGCTGCTGTCGGACCCCAGGGGGGCGGTGAGCAAAGCCTACGGGTCGTGGCTGGGGGCGATGTCCCTGCGGCACACCTACATCATTGGCCCCGATGGCACCATGCAGGCGCGCTTTTTGGGGGTGCAGCCGGTGATCCACAGCCGGGAGGTGCTGGCCGAGTTGGACCGATTGCAGCAGGCGGCCTAG
- a CDS encoding diguanylate cyclase domain-containing protein, with product MLTAVFVLQISCAIGLLGFLSFYLGNWAVALLSVVAIGSSVVVGLAVVNRVLQPIAQLRQAIQATAQGNWQTPLPVESLDELGQLARAFNTMATKLQESFAELEHLNQEMQRSERRWRQFLDGIPLGIAVYDREGSMVFASQQARVLLCLEDMPSVPSLSLEDTCIAYRASTGRRYPTEDLPITQALQGQPGWADDLELRPGNHPIPIEMATTPIFDQAGRVEYAIAAFQDITTRKQAQTLLADYSQTLERQVADRTAALRQAEATQRIILEAIPDLLVRFSGDGICLDVMNAGAVDLLAEPREQIGKAMTEVLPAAMAAERMHYIRLALQTGQPQIYEYSFQTAQGWRYEEARIVSSGPNQVLAIVRDITERKQAETEIARQRQFLQNVIDSIPSIIVVKDRDDRVQMANRASAALHGITPSDMVGKFDTDFNPNISGFEASQQRRIHQQVIATQMPYQGEQEIIDRSGTRRWYQVAISPFQDASGTVNGVITNCIDITDRKGMETALKSANEKLERLATLDGLTQIPNRRRFDEYLEQEWQRLVREQQPLSLIMFDVDYFKPYNDCLGHQEGDEALIAIAAAATRAVKRAADLLARYGGEEFAVVLPNTRRTGAEMVARALQQEIANLKLAHPQSPISDYLTISIGIASVVPTVDQSPEDLIAAADAALYQAKRRGRDRYWIRLI from the coding sequence GTGCTGACTGCGGTATTTGTCCTGCAAATTAGCTGTGCGATCGGGCTGCTGGGCTTTTTGAGCTTTTATTTGGGCAACTGGGCCGTGGCGCTGCTGAGCGTGGTGGCGATCGGCAGTTCCGTGGTGGTAGGCCTGGCGGTAGTCAACCGGGTGCTTCAGCCCATTGCCCAGCTGCGCCAGGCCATTCAGGCGACGGCCCAGGGCAACTGGCAAACCCCCCTGCCGGTCGAAAGCCTTGACGAACTGGGTCAGCTGGCGCGAGCTTTCAACACGATGGCGACTAAGCTCCAGGAGTCTTTCGCCGAGCTGGAACACCTCAACCAGGAAATGCAGCGCAGTGAGCGGCGCTGGCGGCAGTTTTTAGATGGCATTCCCCTGGGTATTGCGGTGTACGATCGCGAGGGCAGCATGGTCTTTGCCAGTCAGCAGGCCCGGGTGTTGCTCTGCCTTGAGGACATGCCCTCGGTGCCGTCGCTGAGCCTCGAGGACACCTGTATTGCCTACCGGGCCAGTACGGGGCGGCGCTACCCCACGGAGGATCTGCCCATTACCCAGGCGCTACAGGGGCAGCCTGGCTGGGCCGACGATCTGGAGTTGCGCCCCGGCAATCACCCAATTCCGATCGAAATGGCCACCACCCCCATTTTTGATCAGGCGGGGCGGGTGGAGTACGCGATCGCGGCCTTTCAAGACATCACCACCCGCAAACAGGCCCAAACCCTGCTGGCCGACTACAGCCAGACCCTGGAGCGCCAGGTGGCCGATCGCACGGCTGCCCTGCGCCAGGCCGAGGCCACCCAGCGAATCATTCTAGAGGCTATTCCTGACCTGCTGGTGCGCTTTTCGGGCGATGGCATCTGTCTGGACGTGATGAATGCCGGAGCGGTGGATCTGCTCGCGGAGCCCCGGGAGCAGATCGGCAAAGCCATGACCGAGGTGCTGCCTGCCGCTATGGCTGCCGAACGCATGCACTACATACGCCTGGCGCTCCAGACGGGCCAGCCCCAGATCTACGAGTACAGTTTTCAGACCGCCCAGGGCTGGCGCTACGAAGAGGCCCGCATTGTCAGCAGTGGCCCGAACCAGGTGCTGGCGATCGTGCGCGACATCACCGAGCGCAAGCAGGCCGAAACCGAAATTGCCCGCCAGCGACAGTTTTTACAAAACGTCATTGACAGCATTCCCAGCATCATAGTGGTCAAGGACCGCGACGACCGGGTGCAGATGGCCAACCGGGCCAGTGCCGCCCTGCACGGCATCACGCCCAGCGATATGGTGGGCAAGTTTGACACCGACTTCAATCCCAACATTTCTGGGTTCGAGGCCAGCCAGCAGCGCCGTATTCATCAGCAGGTGATCGCCACCCAGATGCCCTACCAGGGGGAGCAAGAAATTATCGATCGCTCCGGCACCCGTCGCTGGTACCAGGTGGCGATTAGCCCCTTTCAGGACGCCAGTGGCACCGTCAACGGCGTGATCACCAACTGCATCGACATCACCGATCGCAAGGGCATGGAAACCGCGCTCAAGAGCGCCAACGAAAAGCTAGAGCGTCTGGCCACCCTCGACGGCCTGACCCAGATTCCCAACCGCCGCCGCTTTGACGAATACCTGGAGCAGGAGTGGCAGCGGCTGGTGCGCGAACAGCAGCCCCTGTCGCTGATTATGTTCGATGTGGACTACTTCAAGCCCTACAACGACTGCCTGGGCCACCAGGAAGGGGATGAAGCCCTGATTGCCATTGCCGCCGCCGCCACCCGCGCCGTTAAACGCGCCGCCGACCTGCTGGCCCGCTACGGCGGTGAAGAGTTTGCGGTGGTGCTGCCCAACACCCGCCGCACGGGCGCGGAAATGGTGGCCAGGGCCCTGCAGCAGGAAATTGCTAATCTGAAGCTGGCCCACCCCCAGTCACCCATCAGTGACTACCTCACCATCAGTATTGGCATCGCCAGCGTAGTGCCCACCGTCGACCAGTCGCCCGAAGACCTGATTGCCGCTGCCGATGCCGCCCTATACCAGGCTAAGCGCAGGGGGCGCGATCGCTACTGGATTCGCCTGATTTAA
- the pstB gene encoding phosphate ABC transporter ATP-binding protein PstB: MSNTYAPPSTDIALKAESLQVYYGSNLAVRDVYLEIPRNEIVAFIGPSGCGKSTVLRCFNRMNDLIPSCRVEGKISFHGEDIYSDRVDAVELRRKIGMVFQKPNPFPKSIYENIAWGARINGFRGDMDELVETSLRKAALWDEVKDKLKQSGLSLSGGQQQRLCIARAIAVQPDVVLMDEPCSALDPISTIKIEETMKQLKEDYTIIIVTHNMQQASRVSDRTAFYNAEPTPKGGKVGYLVEFDRTETIFNSPREQFTRDYVSGRFG, encoded by the coding sequence ATGTCCAACACCTATGCTCCCCCTTCCACTGACATAGCCCTCAAGGCGGAAAGCCTTCAGGTCTACTACGGGTCCAATCTAGCTGTTCGCGACGTTTATCTAGAAATTCCCCGCAACGAAATTGTGGCTTTTATTGGCCCCTCTGGCTGTGGCAAGAGCACGGTTCTGCGCTGCTTCAACCGCATGAACGATCTGATTCCCTCCTGCCGGGTCGAAGGCAAAATCAGCTTCCACGGGGAGGATATCTACTCCGACCGGGTGGATGCTGTAGAGCTGCGCCGCAAGATTGGCATGGTGTTTCAAAAGCCCAACCCCTTCCCCAAGTCAATCTACGAAAATATTGCCTGGGGTGCCCGCATCAATGGCTTCAGGGGCGATATGGACGAGCTGGTAGAGACCTCCCTCCGCAAGGCGGCCCTGTGGGATGAGGTCAAAGATAAGCTCAAGCAGAGTGGCCTCTCGCTGTCAGGGGGGCAGCAGCAGCGCCTCTGCATTGCCCGGGCGATCGCCGTTCAGCCCGACGTGGTTCTGATGGACGAACCCTGCTCGGCCCTCGACCCGATCTCGACCATCAAGATCGAGGAAACCATGAAGCAGCTGAAGGAAGACTACACAATTATCATTGTGACCCACAACATGCAGCAGGCCTCGCGGGTGTCTGACCGCACCGCCTTCTACAATGCTGAACCCACACCCAAAGGCGGCAAGGTGGGCTACCTGGTCGAGTTTGATCGCACCGAAACCATCTTCAACTCCCCCCGCGAACAGTTCACCCGCGACTACGTCTCGGGCCGTTTCGGTTAG